The Porphyromonas sp. oral taxon 275 DNA window GGCCTCCAGCTCGTGCTGATACTGGGCGGCCTTCTTCTGCCCACGCTTGCTGGAGGCAAAGGCATTATAGTTGAAGATCTCGGGAAGGGCACGGGCGCGGTCGACGAACTTCAGTTCGCCCGTCTCCGTACGGCGCAGCACGAGCTCATCATAGAGGCTATCCCGAGCGGCCAGGCTATCGGGCGGTGCGGTGCCGAGGCGATAGGCGCTGTAGTGCAGCTGGCGGCGGCTGACGACGATATGCTGGTAGAGCGCCAGGCCCGTACCGAGGCGATCATAGCCCTTGTCGAAGGTGTTGTGCGCCTCCTGGCTTACGGCTGGGCTCACCACGAGGACCGGGGAGATCGTGTCCCCCGCAGCACTACGCTGCGAGGCGCGGCCGTAGCAGCCGTCGTGCCCCTGCAGGATCAGGTCGGCCCCCGCAGCGATGAGCTCATCGCGGAGGAAGTAGTGCATCACCAGGTGCTGCTGCTCCTCGAGCACGCGGTCTACGGGCAGGTGCAGCAGCACGATACGCCACTGGCGCTCGTCGCACTGCAGGGCCTGCCTCAGCCAGCTGCGCTGCACCTGGATGCCGCCCCAGCTGATGAGGCGCGCCGCGTCCAGCACGACGAAGCGCACATAGGGGTAGTCAACATAGTAGCTACGCCCTAGATAGCCCTCGGGACCATTGGCAGGGTAAGGGTACTGCGCCCGCCAGCGCGGGTCGAGGGCATAGCCCGTATGTTCCTTGATGTAGGAGGCGGTGCCAGGCACGACGAGCTGCGGCAAGCGGCTGGAGCGTCTGCCAAGGAGCTCGTACCATTCCCTCCAGGCGGCATCATTAGCTCCCGTGAGGT harbors:
- a CDS encoding fibronectin type III domain-containing protein encodes the protein MPRRQSPKKPKPLPPKPKTYLGLRLWVLALLVLGLALIACGLFFLLQADPDEPSYRSPMRIERVQLLPGEDYAQSRVVSWRCGEELAESYLLLSYERPKGRRGRLQTETLRYQAEGQQVVTASGRGCYYQVALDSLQPGTQYRYRLVTGGVQSEVYSFRTPIEAADSLQLVYLGALDTATPQQKRQLLERIDRSFPDLDLYALTGNYLTGANDAAWREWYELLGRRSSRLPQLVVPGTASYIKEHTGYALDPRWRAQYPYPANGPEGYLGRSYYVDYPYVRFVVLDAARLISWGGIQVQRSWLRQALQCDERQWRIVLLHLPVDRVLEEQQHLVMHYFLRDELIAAGADLILQGHDGCYGRASQRSAAGDTISPVLVVSPAVSQEAHNTFDKGYDRLGTGLALYQHIVVSRRQLHYSAYRLGTAPPDSLAARDSLYDELVLRRTETGELKFVDRARALPEIFNYNAFASSKRGQKKAAQYQHELEARQRARREALKKRTK